The following are encoded in a window of Psychrobacter sp. P11F6 genomic DNA:
- the fabG gene encoding 3-oxoacyl-ACP reductase FabG yields the protein MSRTITLVTGASRGIGKAVAKRFAKEGHFVIGTATTEKGAELIDGYLHDSGGIGRVLDVRDTAQIDKLFEEIESVYGAVQVLVNNAGITQDGLLMRMKDDDWENVIDTNLTSVYRMSKRAVRGMMKARRGRIINITSVVAQMGNAGQSNYAATKAGVEGFSRTLAREIGSRQVTINCVAPGLIETDMTDELDERLLNSMLDAVPISRLGQPEDIAAAVHFLASDEASYITGAVIPVNGGMYM from the coding sequence ATGAGTCGTACGATTACTCTAGTGACAGGTGCTAGCCGTGGTATTGGTAAAGCCGTTGCCAAACGTTTCGCCAAAGAAGGACATTTTGTTATTGGTACAGCCACTACGGAAAAAGGTGCTGAGCTGATTGATGGTTATCTCCACGATAGTGGCGGTATTGGACGTGTTTTAGACGTGCGTGATACCGCACAAATTGATAAGCTGTTTGAAGAGATTGAGAGCGTCTACGGCGCAGTACAAGTCTTGGTCAATAATGCAGGTATCACCCAAGATGGTCTGCTGATGCGTATGAAAGATGACGACTGGGAAAATGTTATCGATACCAATTTGACGTCGGTATACCGCATGAGTAAACGTGCTGTGCGCGGTATGATGAAAGCACGCCGTGGTCGCATCATCAATATAACCTCTGTTGTTGCGCAAATGGGTAATGCCGGTCAATCTAACTATGCGGCGACCAAAGCGGGCGTCGAAGGGTTCAGCCGTACGCTCGCGCGTGAAATTGGCTCACGACAAGTGACGATTAATTGCGTAGCCCCTGGTCTGATCGAAACGGATATGACGGACGAGCTTGATGAGCGCCTATTGAACTCTATGCTAGACGCGGTACCTATCAGTCGCCTTGGACAGCCAGAAGACATTGCAGCAGCCGTACATTTCTTAGCCAGCGATGAGGCCAGTTATATCACAGGCGCTGTTATCCCTGTCAATGGTGGTATGTATATGTAG
- the acpP gene encoding acyl carrier protein: protein MSNDTELRVKAAVAEQLGMNVEDINNDASFMEDLGADSLDLVELVMSFESDFGITIPDEDSAELTTVQKAIDYVQAQL from the coding sequence ATGAGTAATGATACCGAGCTAAGAGTTAAAGCTGCAGTAGCTGAGCAATTGGGTATGAATGTTGAAGATATCAACAATGATGCATCATTTATGGAAGACTTAGGTGCAGATTCGTTAGACCTAGTCGAATTGGTCATGTCATTTGAAAGTGACTTTGGCATTACCATTCCTGATGAAGATTCAGCAGAATTAACGACTGTTCAAAAAGCGATTGATTATGTACAAGCGCAGCTATAA
- the lysM gene encoding peptidoglycan-binding protein LysM has translation MGMFSFAKDIGDKIFNRDDAKHDAKSETKADANTPVQSSEPSAQSVANILLRRIQQQNLNISDLKIKYNGSTDTAEISGKAKTQADREKAIIAIGNVQNVAKVIDNIDIEEDAPESTMYTVKSGDSLSKIAKEVYGSADDYMKIFEANKPMLSSPDKIYPGQVLRIPKP, from the coding sequence ATGGGTATGTTCAGTTTTGCAAAAGATATCGGTGATAAAATTTTCAATCGTGATGACGCCAAACACGATGCCAAGTCAGAAACAAAAGCAGACGCTAATACGCCAGTACAGAGTAGCGAACCTTCTGCGCAATCAGTTGCCAATATTTTACTTCGTCGTATTCAGCAGCAGAATCTTAATATCAGCGATTTGAAAATCAAGTATAACGGCTCAACAGATACTGCAGAAATCAGCGGTAAAGCTAAAACGCAAGCAGACCGCGAAAAAGCGATTATCGCCATTGGTAATGTACAAAATGTGGCCAAGGTAATCGATAATATTGATATCGAAGAAGATGCGCCTGAGTCAACGATGTATACAGTGAAATCTGGTGATAGCTTGTCTAAGATCGCAAAAGAGGTTTATGGTTCAGCGGATGATTATATGAAAATCTTTGAAGCCAATAAGCCGATGCTATCTAGCCCTGATAAGATTTATCCTGGTCAAGTACTGCGTATTCCTAAGCCATAA